Part of the Natrinema salinisoli genome is shown below.
AACACACTACTTCGTAAACGTACCTGTCCGTACGGGTTTACACTCGTGTAGCCAAGGTGTGGCTTTGTCAAGTACTAAATATCTGGGGAGCCTCTTTAAGCGTAAGATTCCATAAATGACGACAGAACATATCGAATCGCCGATGCCCGGCGTCTTCTACGCGCGACCGGATCCGGACGAAGCAACGTTCGTTGACGAAGGTGACGAGGTCGCTGAGGGAGACGTCGTCGGATTGGTCGGTGTCATGAAGAACTTCCACGATATCACGGCCCCTGCGGACGGAACGATCACCGAGATCATCGCGGAAAACGAAGAAGAAGTCGACGCTGGTGACGAACTCCTGGTTCTCGAGACCAACTGACGCCGTTTCGATCATCGACCGAGTTCGAGCACTGTTGACGTCTTGTGTCGTCCATTGGATGTCGATGCGTGCCCTGTCGGCTCCGCAAAGCCCCTCCTTGAGCGTGTCCACGCGGATTACTGCAGAGAACCGGTTCGATCTCTCGTTCCTGTACGGTGTTTGTCGTCGTTCGACCCGACCGGTGCCGACGCTACGCTCGGCGATCCCTCATCCGGCGGTCTCGAGCTTCTGGCCGAGCGCAACGGCCATCGCTTCGTCGTACCAGTCGGTCACGATCTGGCAGCCTACCGGGTCACCGTTCCCATCTTCGCCCGCCATGACCGGGACCGAGAGTGCGGGGTTGCCAGTAAGGTTGAACGGGCCAGTGTTGGCGATGGTCCGCAGTAGATCGGCGTCTTCAGTCACCTCTCCGTAGTCGGGTGCAGTCATCGGGGTGGTCGGAAGCAAGAGTGCGTCGTAGGTCCCGAGGCGATCGTTGACGACCGCCTCGAACTCCTGGCGAACGTTCTGTGCAGCGACGTAGCCCGCACCGTCGTCTACCGCCGTCAACGCCCGCCCGATGACGAGACGAGCACGGACGTTCTCGCCGAGTTCGTCGACGTCCACGAGGTGAGCGGAATGGCAGCCACGCC
Proteins encoded:
- a CDS encoding acetyl-CoA carboxylase, with amino-acid sequence MTTEHIESPMPGVFYARPDPDEATFVDEGDEVAEGDVVGLVGVMKNFHDITAPADGTITEIIAENEEEVDAGDELLVLETN
- a CDS encoding amidase family protein is translated as MDVDELGENVRARLVIGRALTAVDDGAGYVAAQNVRQEFEAVVNDRLGTYDALLLPTTPMTAPDYGEVTEDADLLRTIANTGPFNLTGNPALSVPVMAGEDGNGDPVGCQIVTDWYDEAMAVALGQKLETAG